Genomic segment of Desulfuromonadaceae bacterium:
ATGATCCTTCACCTTGTCGCTGAACTTGTCGTCGCGCATCATGCCGAACTTGACAAAGGGGTGGATATCATCCCAGATCGGTCCGAAAACGGACATCTCGCTCTTTGCCAGTTCAACGATTTTTGTCGCGACGCGGCTGGTGATCACCTCACGGATTTTGCGCACCTGAGGATCATTCTGCAGATAACTCCGCGAAACATTCAACGGCAGATCGGGGGCATCGATACACCCCTGAAGCGGGGTGAGAAATTCAGGGATCAACTCCGCGCAGCTGTCGGAAACGAAGACCTGGTTGCAGTAAAGCTTGATATGACTGCGACTGACGTCAAACTCGTTATTGAGCCGCGGGAAATAGAGGATCCCCTTCAGGTTAAAGGGGAAGTCAACATTGAAGTGAATCCAGAAAAGCGGGTCTTCGCAAAACGGATAAAGTTTGCGGTAGAATTCCTTGTAGGTCGCGGCGTCAATCTCAGCAGAAGGCTGGTTCCAGAGCGGGTTGCAGTCGTTGATCTGTTCCCCCGCAAGGCGAATCGGCACCGGAAGAAATTTGCAATATCGCTCCAGCACCTCGCGCACCTTGACCGGTTCAAGAAAATCTTTTTCGCCATCTTCAAGAAACAGTACAATTTCAGTGCCGCGTTCAGCCTTGTCAATTTTGGACAACTGGTATTTTGTCGAGCCGTCACACGACCAATGTGCGCCGACTGATTCAGGTAAATAGGAAAGTGAGCGGATCTCAACTTTTTTAGCAACCATAAACGCCGAATAAAACCCGAGTCCAAAGTGACCGATAATCTGGTTATCCTCGGCAAGTTTGCTGTATTTTTCGACATATTCTGCAACGGAAGAAAAGGCAATCTGGTTGATATAACGGCGGATTTCATCGGCATTCATGCCCACGCCGTTATCGCTGATAGTCAGCGTTCCGGCGTCTTTATCGAGGGTAATATCGATGGCATAGTTTTCAGAAAGCTGCAACCCGTCAACCAGGTTGATATGAGACAATTTTTTGATTGCATCAACCGCATTGGAGACGAGTTCGCGAAGAAAAATTTCCTTCTCGCTATAGAGCCACTTTTTGATAATTGGGAAGATATTTTCAGTGTGAATGGAAATCCGGCCGGTTTCCCGATCTTTGGTCTTTGCCATTTTGCATTTTCTCCTTCAAGCAATAATGATTTTCAACATTTCAGCGTGAAGATAGTAATGCAAAGATATTTTGTCAAGGTGCGATGTTACGCTCATTCAGGAGAAGAAAATCGACAGACATGACCGCAGCGGCGATGATGATGATCCGCTGACTTTCAATTGTAACGAAAGATTCGACTGAACGGCTGAACGATGAACGGGGGGCATTCCGGTATTCTGCAAAAGCAACAATACCCTGAGTCAAAAACACCACGCCGCAGATCAGGGGCAGGCACACATTCGTAATAAAATGAAGAACGATGCCAGGCTTGCGCCCCCAGAAGCGTTTCATGGAGGTGAGTCGATAAAATTCCTGATCATTCAGTAGCCTGAGTAACGACACACAGACAACGAAAAACGCGAACACTCCCATCATAAACGGGACATTTAACAAGGTTTCGACTCCGAACATAAGCCACCTCGACGACGAGACGTTTATGTCATTTTAATCAAAAAGCAGACAGATTGCACGTTAAAAAATCTCTCCCCTTGAGGCTGACAAAAGATCAAGAGGCCCGAAGCAGAAAGGAACGACGTTCCAGCAACAACTGCGCATGCCGCTCTTCTTCCTCTGCCAGCCATTTGAACGCCTTGGCCCCTTCCGTCGTTTTGGCGATCGCGGTGACGCGGGTAAAGAAACTGGCAAACTTTCTTTCTGCCGCTACAGCCAGGTCGATAGCCGCAAGGTCGGGGTGTTCCGCTTGCAATGCCTCATCAAGTGCGTCAACGGAGGGAAAGGTGGCCTCCTCATTAAACAAACGCAGATACGGAAAAAACTCGGGCTCCTGCTCCCAAAAAAAGCTGTCCTGATATTTTTCCAGCAGCGTGTTCAGTATCTTGAGATGCTGAATTTCATCATTGGCCAGTTGAATAAAAACATTTTTTGCCGCCGTTCCGCCCGCACGCTGAACCATCGCACGGTAAAAATTCCGTCCTTTTTTTTCAACTTCCATTGCGGCGCGAATAACTTCATAGCCGCTGAACTGATCAATTCCGGACATATACAAGACTCCCGTATCGTTGATTGCACATGAGTGCATCAGTTAATTGCCAAATAAATCTTTCAAAGTGTTTTTAATCCGGGTCCGTGAGGAACTCCCCTGCCCCTCATCCCCACCAAGTTTTTTATCCAGCTTTTCGTCAAGCTTTTCAAGGATTTTTTCGGTCGCCTGACGTTTGAGCTGCTCACGCGCTCCTTTTGAGTCGAGTTTAAACCTGGGGTCGGTCAACGTCCCGCTAATTCGCAAGGGGACGATCCCCCACCCGCGATCATCGCTCAACATTCGCCCGAGGTTATGCTTCCCCCCAACCTTGCTCATCACCGCTGGAGACACCCTTGTATCGAGACGAAGATCGATGCTTTCATCGAGTCCGATCGTGCCGAGCGGAGTCATTTCCAGGTCACTGCCATGGTAACTGCTGGTAATGCTCACCTTGCCGTTATCAATCTTGAAATTGCCGGAGAAATCATCGCACTCCAGCGTCTTGAGTCGCTCTTCACCAATCATCTCGGCCAATCCGTTAATCAGTGCCGTCCCGGATAATTGACCATCGTTCAAGGCAAACTTGCCGTCCCCCGAAAGGGTCTGCTTAATCGTGTCAAGTTGCGTTCCGGTCGCAAAGAGTTGCGCTGAAAGCGCTAGCGAACCATTCACCATGCCGGTCAAAGCGGGATAAAACATGGTGACAAAAGACGCCGCCTGGACCTTGTCAACAATGACTGAGGGCGTGTATGCCAACCCCTTGCGCCCAAGATCAATCGACCCTTGAGCAGACACACCTCCTTCTGCAACTCGTGCAGTCAACGCTTCAAGGGTAAAAATATTGTTAATCAAATTCACTTTGCTGACAAAATCGGTTATCACTATCTGCTGTCGCAGGATTTTGCTGATTTTGACTTTACCCTGCATCCGCAGCGGCAGATCAAACGGTCCAATCTCTTCAGCGGTCGGGACGGCCGCCGTCGCAGCGCGTTGTGATGGTGTTTCGTTTGCGGTGGTGGCT
This window contains:
- the htpG gene encoding molecular chaperone HtpG; amino-acid sequence: MAKTKDRETGRISIHTENIFPIIKKWLYSEKEIFLRELVSNAVDAIKKLSHINLVDGLQLSENYAIDITLDKDAGTLTISDNGVGMNADEIRRYINQIAFSSVAEYVEKYSKLAEDNQIIGHFGLGFYSAFMVAKKVEIRSLSYLPESVGAHWSCDGSTKYQLSKIDKAERGTEIVLFLEDGEKDFLEPVKVREVLERYCKFLPVPIRLAGEQINDCNPLWNQPSAEIDAATYKEFYRKLYPFCEDPLFWIHFNVDFPFNLKGILYFPRLNNEFDVSRSHIKLYCNQVFVSDSCAELIPEFLTPLQGCIDAPDLPLNVSRSYLQNDPQVRKIREVITSRVATKIVELAKSEMSVFGPIWDDIHPFVKFGMMRDDKFSDKVKDHIVYRTTATERYTTLPAYLERAAESHQDKVYYATDETAQASYLRLFAGQGIEVLLLDAMIDNHFIQFLEMKNSGVSFLRVDSELAETLVGKQPADDIATSPSGATRSEQALKVFRDCLPTDLDIKGETLHDASIPALLMQSEQKRRLSEMTRMMGHKEGLPAEHQLLVNHANPIVRKIAELNESGRRSDAEMLVAHVYDLAQLAAGGFNKERMEQFLVRSYHLLELVNPE
- a CDS encoding ferritin family protein, encoding MSGIDQFSGYEVIRAAMEVEKKGRNFYRAMVQRAGGTAAKNVFIQLANDEIQHLKILNTLLEKYQDSFFWEQEPEFFPYLRLFNEEATFPSVDALDEALQAEHPDLAAIDLAVAAERKFASFFTRVTAIAKTTEGAKAFKWLAEEEERHAQLLLERRSFLLRAS
- a CDS encoding AsmA family protein; translated protein: MRKLSKIVVIFFATLCASVLGSILLVYLLITPERVRETLVPLAEQELGREVSLGEIDISLWSGICLRELTVAEADGQGTFLSIDELVLRYRFWPLLRLRVVVDEARLSGARVSLIKLPDGVFNFSSLVKSSAEGTPPKEEKLPRQGTDSSDNSFDLQIATIALNNCALNYEDRSTGVAQAPLKVDQFNLLIHDFSLTEAFNFKADTKVNGESIAVQGTLSLKKPGVSMSSLLQVRDQQVDLTVKIHDLQSQPLQVDWQASAATLDLDRLLPSGATTANETPSQRAATAAVPTAEEIGPFDLPLRMQGKVKISKILRQQIVITDFVSKVNLINNIFTLEALTARVAEGGVSAQGSIDLGRKGLAYTPSVIVDKVQAASFVTMFYPALTGMVNGSLALSAQLFATGTQLDTIKQTLSGDGKFALNDGQLSGTALINGLAEMIGEERLKTLECDDFSGNFKIDNGKVSITSSYHGSDLEMTPLGTIGLDESIDLRLDTRVSPAVMSKVGGKHNLGRMLSDDRGWGIVPLRISGTLTDPRFKLDSKGAREQLKRQATEKILEKLDEKLDKKLGGDEGQGSSSRTRIKNTLKDLFGN